A region from the Lolium perenne isolate Kyuss_39 chromosome 4, Kyuss_2.0, whole genome shotgun sequence genome encodes:
- the LOC127294346 gene encoding F-box/FBD/LRR-repeat protein At5g22660-like, translated as MDIRMSNLALQMALNLVRNDDELGPLFASLCSPEFPAATMETLVLNLGGQLLRRWREPGGIDGVFARFVFPTHYTIPDPPVSADARLCALLPHDAVDHLSRLPDALLGDIVSRLPAKDAARTAALSRRWRPVWRSTPLVLLDAHLSPATSAVSRVLAEHPGPFRCVHIRSFYIEEFTGLLTSWLRILAVKGIQELVLLNSRWPHAIDLPSTFLDMVTLTRLYLRLWKFPDTADLPRASLFPNLRELGLCSVLMETKDLDFILDRSPVLQTLCVEEDLFQLRLRLVSQSLRCVHIIGSFEEILVVDAPCLERLIIHSEGNKGCTPDGACSKVKIGRAPKLHLLGYLELDPGNQVLKVGNTIIKAGTKVSPRTMVPSVRILAFEVRFGVRNDAKMVPSILRCFPNVETLHVKSGETHQSAGKLNMKFWHESGTIECIRSRVKRLVFHGFRGGRSELAFLKFFFESALVLKEVLIVLAPGFTSIEEVHSRLASLGSTRRASEASSVLVTGYSDPQGDYIQSFKRGSDFSIRDPFEVIIDPNAFDHA; from the exons atggacatCCGGATGTCTAACCTCGCGCTCCAGATGGCGCTCAACCTCGTCCGCAACGACGACGAGCTGGGACCTCTCTTCGCCAGCTTGTGCTCCCCGGAGTTTCCGGCGGCGACCATGGAGACCCTAGTTCTCAATCTGGGGGGCCAGTTACTGCGCCGCTGGCGTGAACCAGGCGGGATCGACGGCGTCTTCGCCCGCTTCGTCTTCCCCACCCACTACACCATCCCCGACCCACCCGTCTCCGCCGATGCTCGCCTCTGCGCCCTCCTCCCCCACGACGCCGTCGACCACCTCAGCCGCCTCCCGGACGCGCTCCTCGGCGACATCGTCTCCCGCCTCCCCGCCAAGGACGCCGCACGCACCGCCGCGCTCTCCCGCCGCTGGCGCCCAGTCTGGCGCTCCACCCCGCTCGTCCTCCTCGACGCCCACCTCTCCCCCGCCACCTCCGCCGTGTCCCGCGTCCTCGCGGAGCATCCGGGGCCCTTCCGCTGCGTCCACATCAGGAGCTTCTACATCGAGGAGTTCACTGGCCTGCTCACCAGCTGGCTCCGTATCCTCGCCGTCAAGGGCATCCAGGAACTCGTGCTCCTCAACTCCcggtggccacacgccatcgatcTCCCCTCCACCTTCTTAGACATGGTCACCCTCACCCGCCTCTACCTCCGCCTCTGGAAGTTCCCCGACACGGCTGACCTCCCGCGCGCCTCCCTTTTCCCTAACCTCCGTGAGCTCGGGCTCTGCAGCGTCCTCATGGAGACCAAAGATTTGGACTTCATCCTCGACAGAAGCCCCGTGCTCCAGACGCTCTGTGTCGAAGAGGATCTCTTCCAGCTTCGCCTCCGCCTTGTCAGCCAAAGCCTCCGGTGCGTGCACATCATTGGGTCATTTGAAGAAAT CCTAGTCGTGGACGCCCCATGCCTTGAGCGGCTCATCATCCATTCGGAAGGTAACAAAGGTTGTACCCCTGATGGCGCTTGTAGCAAGGTCAAGATTGGTCGTGCCCCCAAGCTGCACTTGTTGGGTTACTTGGAGTTGGACCCAGGAAATCAGGTGCTAAAGGTCGGCAACACCATCATCAAG GCTGGGACAAAGGTGAGCCCAAGAACCATGGTACCAAGTGTGAGAATCCTGGCATTCGAGGTGCGTTTTGGGGTCCGCAATGATGCCAAGATGGTTCCCAGCATCCTCAGATGCTTTCCAAATGTTGAGACGCTCCACGTGAAG TCTGGAGAAACGCATCAATCCGCTGGCAAGCTCAACATGAAATTCTGGCATGAGTCTGGTACCATAGAATGCATCCGGTCACGCGTCAAGCGCCTTGTTTTCCATGGTTTCCGAGGGGGTCGAAGTGAGCTTGCCTTCCTCAAATTTTTCTTTGAGAGCGCGCTAGTGCTGAAGGAGGTGCTGATTGTGTTGGCTCCTGGTTTCACTTCGATAGAGGAGGTGCATTCCAGATTGGCGAGTCTGGGGTCCACGAGACGGGCCAGTGAAGCCTCCTCAGTGCTGGTTACTGGCTATTCTGATCCTCAAGGAGATTACATTCAGAGCTTCAAGAGAGGATCAGACTTTTCTATTCGTGACCCTTTTGAAGTCATAATAGATCCCAATGCATTTGATCATGCATAG